In Xyrauchen texanus isolate HMW12.3.18 chromosome 45, RBS_HiC_50CHRs, whole genome shotgun sequence, a single window of DNA contains:
- the LOC127637450 gene encoding carbohydrate sulfotransferase 11-like isoform X2, protein MKLLLELMRMSRICRMVLATCLGSFILVIFYFQIMRRNPFTAEGCCRKGSRNALQELYNPTQADFSAAAVLHQTRRDQVADTCRAYIASSHKKRVLTPNDLKHLVVDEEHELIYCYVPKVACTNWKRVMMVLSSRGKYSDPMDIPSNEAHIPSNLKTLNQYSIPDINHRLKSYLKFLFVREPFERLVSAYRNKFTLRYNTSFHKRYGTKIVRRYRKNATAEALQNGADVKFQEFAEYLGDPATQREAPLNEHWQTVYSLCHPCLIHYDLVGKYETLEEDANYVLKLAGVGDLLRFPSYAKSTRTTDQMAAMFFNNISSMQQGQLYQLYKLDFHMFNYSIPSYLKLQ, encoded by the exons TTATGAGGCGGAACCCATTCACAGCGGAGGGCTGCTGTCGAAAAGGCTCCAGAAATGCCTTACAAGAACTGTACAACCCTACACAG GCTGATTTCTCTGCGGCAGCTGTGTTGCATCAAACCCGACGGGATCAGGTAGCAGACACGTGTCGGGCCTACATCGCGTCAAGCCACAAGAAGCGCGTCCTGACACCCAACGACCTCAAGCACCTAGTGGTGGACGAGGAGCATGAGCTTATCTACTGCTACGTACCCAAGGTGGCCTGCACCAACTGGAAACGGGTCATGATGGTGCTGAGCAGCCGGGGGAAGTACAGTGACCCCATGGATATTCCGTCCAACGAGGCCCACATACCCTCCAACCTCAAGACGCTCAACCAGTACAGCATTCCCGACATCAACCACCGCCTCAAGAGCTACCTCAAGTTCCTCTTCGTACGCGAGCCCTTCGAGAGGCTGGTGTCGGCCTACCGCAACAAGTTCACGCTTCGCTACAACACCTCCTTCCACAAACGCTATGGGACAAAGATCGTACGGCGATACCGCAAGAATGCGACAGCTGAGGCTCTGCAAAACGGTGCTGATGTCAAGTTCCAAGAATTTGCGGAGTACCTAGGGGACCCAGCTACTCAGAGAGAAGCTCCATTGAACGAACACTGGCAGACGGTTTACTCGCTATGCCACCCTTGCCTCATTCACTATGACCTGGTTGGCAAATACGAGACTTTGGAGGAAGATGCCAACTACGTGCTGAAGCTGGCTGGGGTTGGCGACTTGTTGCGTTTTCCATCGTACGCCAAATCCACTCGTACAACTGACCAGATGGCTGCGATGTTCTTCAACAACATTAGCTCGATGCAGCAGGGCCAGCTCTACCAACTCTATAAATTGGACTTCCATATGTTCAATTACTCTATTCCCAGCTACCTAAAACTGCAGTAA